One stretch of Priestia megaterium DNA includes these proteins:
- a CDS encoding ABC transporter permease, protein MGAYTLKRLFALIPVLFIVSIVVFLITRLTPGSPAAIILGQGASPEQIAALSKEMGLDEPVVNQYFIWLSNMFHGDFGYSYFLNKPVLGAIWDNVGPTVSLAILAQIFGVAFALLFGIYAAKHKGTIRDESIMGASLLGISIPSFLLGSFLILLFAVQLRIFPVSGYVPLNTGLFEYLKYLVLPMITLGAIQAALITRMTRSSLLDTISENFVKTAKAKGLNERTIMLKHTLRVSFLPILTVIGESFAGLVTGAAVTESLFNIPGLGQLIVSSIERRDYALIQGAVLLITVAYVVINLVVDLLYAVIDPRVRNSYHD, encoded by the coding sequence ATGGGAGCTTATACACTTAAGAGACTTTTTGCACTAATTCCTGTTTTATTCATTGTATCTATTGTTGTGTTCTTAATTACGCGCTTAACGCCTGGGAGTCCCGCAGCAATCATTTTAGGACAAGGCGCAAGTCCGGAACAAATTGCAGCACTGAGCAAAGAAATGGGATTGGATGAGCCTGTGGTAAATCAATACTTTATCTGGCTATCTAACATGTTTCACGGAGATTTTGGCTATTCCTACTTTTTAAATAAACCTGTGCTCGGGGCAATTTGGGATAATGTAGGTCCTACGGTTTCTCTAGCTATACTCGCGCAAATTTTTGGCGTGGCGTTTGCTTTACTATTTGGTATATATGCAGCTAAACATAAAGGAACGATTCGTGATGAAAGCATTATGGGAGCCAGCCTTTTAGGTATTTCCATTCCTAGCTTTCTTCTCGGTTCATTCCTTATTTTGCTTTTTGCGGTACAGCTTCGAATTTTTCCTGTTTCAGGATACGTTCCGTTAAATACTGGATTATTTGAGTATTTAAAGTACTTAGTTTTACCAATGATTACGCTTGGAGCGATTCAAGCTGCATTAATTACGCGTATGACGCGTTCATCTTTGCTCGATACCATTTCTGAGAACTTTGTTAAAACAGCAAAAGCAAAAGGATTAAATGAACGCACAATTATGCTTAAGCATACGCTGCGCGTGAGTTTTTTACCGATTTTAACAGTTATCGGAGAATCATTTGCGGGGCTTGTGACCGGAGCGGCGGTAACAGAATCATTATTTAACATCCCGGGGTTAGGTCAGCTGATTGTTTCATCAATTGAACGCCGTGATTACGCGCTTATTCAAGGAGCCGTACTTTTAATTACGGTTGCTTATGTGGTCATCAATTTAGTTGTTGATTTGCTGTATGCAGTGATCGATCCGCGTGTACGCAATTCTTATCATGATTAA
- a CDS encoding ABC transporter permease: MNVNAQQNTETISVIAKKKRNPAVARFFSNRLLVRGAILILLSILIAVFAPLISPFGSLQIDPANRLAPPSSTHWFGTDNFGRDVFSRTMYGVRISLMIGAAVTIIATVLGLIVGLLSSYYKILDYILMRICDGLFAFPSILLAIAIMSALGPKTSNVIIALSLVFIPSIARIVRSAALVVKEKTFIEALKAQGASSLRIICFHMAPNVLSPLIVQVTYVFAVTILTEASLSFLGAGIPAPTPSLGNMLYDGKLAIYNAWWMTVFPGVFIILIVLGLNLFGDGLRDWLNPKNVMLKKRRKKR; the protein is encoded by the coding sequence ATGAATGTGAACGCACAACAAAATACAGAGACCATTTCAGTAATTGCAAAGAAAAAAAGAAACCCAGCGGTAGCGCGCTTTTTCTCAAATCGTTTGCTAGTAAGAGGAGCTATACTTATTTTATTATCTATTTTGATTGCTGTTTTTGCTCCGCTCATTTCTCCTTTTGGCAGCTTACAAATCGACCCTGCAAATCGATTAGCACCGCCGTCAAGCACGCACTGGTTTGGAACGGATAACTTTGGACGAGATGTATTTAGTAGGACAATGTACGGCGTCAGAATATCGTTAATGATTGGAGCCGCAGTAACGATTATTGCTACTGTACTTGGTTTAATCGTTGGACTTTTATCTTCTTATTATAAAATTCTTGATTATATTTTAATGAGAATTTGTGACGGCTTGTTTGCTTTTCCATCTATTTTACTAGCAATTGCCATTATGTCTGCTTTAGGACCTAAAACAAGCAACGTTATTATCGCACTGAGCCTTGTATTTATTCCTTCGATTGCGAGAATTGTTCGTTCAGCTGCGCTTGTTGTAAAAGAAAAAACGTTTATTGAAGCGCTAAAAGCTCAAGGAGCAAGCTCACTTCGAATCATTTGTTTTCATATGGCGCCAAACGTCTTATCGCCTTTAATCGTTCAAGTAACATACGTGTTTGCCGTGACGATTTTAACAGAGGCTTCGCTAAGCTTTTTAGGAGCCGGAATTCCTGCGCCGACACCAAGCTTAGGAAATATGCTGTATGACGGAAAGCTTGCGATTTACAACGCGTGGTGGATGACCGTGTTTCCGGGTGTATTCATCATTTTAATTGTACTTGGCCTTAATTTATTTGGTGACGGTCTGCGCGACTGGTTAAATCCGAAAAACGTAATGCTGAAGAAAAGGAGGAAAAAACGTTGA
- a CDS encoding ABC transporter ATP-binding protein produces MSNALLKLEDLQVTFTTYSGEVTAVDNVSLQLNKGEVLGIVGESGSGKSVTSESILQLLDEDLTSYDGKILFEGKNLLDMSSKQIQKLRGNEISMIFQDPMSSLNPVMPIGKQIAEVIRLHQKVSKKEAQKKVVELLRLTGIPSPEQRAKEYPHEISGGMRQRIMIAMALACEPKLLIADEPTTALDVTIQAQILDLMMDLKDKLNMGVLFITHDLGVVANICTKVAVMYLGQVMEETDVKTLFSKPLHPYTMGLIKSVPHLDGDRTQELSSIPGTVPPLSNVPDGCRFAPRCPFATEKCHKEVPVLEHADDTHRVRCWHYEKIQEGEVAYV; encoded by the coding sequence TTGAGTAACGCCCTTTTAAAATTAGAAGACTTACAAGTAACTTTTACAACGTATAGCGGAGAAGTAACGGCTGTTGACAATGTATCTCTTCAATTAAATAAAGGAGAAGTATTAGGCATTGTCGGTGAATCCGGATCAGGAAAAAGCGTAACGTCCGAATCTATTCTTCAGCTATTAGATGAAGACTTAACAAGCTACGATGGCAAGATTTTGTTTGAAGGAAAAAACTTATTAGACATGTCTTCAAAGCAAATTCAGAAGCTAAGAGGAAACGAAATCTCAATGATTTTCCAAGATCCAATGTCGTCATTAAATCCCGTTATGCCAATTGGAAAACAAATTGCTGAAGTGATTCGTCTGCATCAGAAAGTCTCTAAAAAAGAAGCGCAAAAGAAAGTCGTAGAGCTTTTGAGACTAACTGGCATTCCGTCTCCAGAACAGCGAGCAAAAGAGTATCCGCATGAAATTTCCGGTGGGATGAGGCAGCGCATTATGATTGCGATGGCTTTAGCCTGTGAGCCAAAGCTTCTTATTGCCGATGAGCCAACAACGGCTTTAGACGTAACCATTCAAGCGCAAATCCTTGACCTCATGATGGATTTAAAAGATAAGCTCAACATGGGCGTGCTTTTCATCACCCATGATTTAGGCGTTGTAGCTAATATTTGTACAAAAGTAGCCGTGATGTATTTAGGACAAGTGATGGAAGAAACGGACGTTAAAACGCTGTTTTCAAAGCCGCTTCATCCTTATACAATGGGCCTAATTAAGTCGGTTCCTCACTTAGATGGCGACAGAACACAAGAGCTTTCGTCCATTCCCGGAACGGTTCCGCCGCTTTCAAACGTGCCAGACGGCTGTCGTTTTGCACCAAGATGCCCATTTGCAACGGAAAAATGCCATAAAGAAGTACCTGTTTTAGAGCATGCCGATGATACACATCGCGTTCGATGCTGGCACTATGAAAAAATTCAAGAAGGAGAGGTTGCGTATGTCTAG
- a CDS encoding ABC transporter ATP-binding protein, which produces MSSEAKQQSVKPLLEVRNLQKYYPVRSALGKAKGQIKAVQDLSFDIYEGETYGLVGESGCGKSTAGRTLLKLVEPTGGEAQFNGESIFESKASRLRTIRKDLQMIFQDPHTSLNPRKKIGASIQETLTIHNAGAKSERKQLVIELLKKLGFNEEDYNRYPHEFSGGQRQRIGIARSLILNPKLIICDEPVSALDVSIQAQILNLLRSLQREMKLSYLFISHDLSVVRHIADRVGVMYLGRLVEEGPTDEIFSNPRHPYTKLLLSSVPAIHEHEKREKIEVKGEIPSPLNPPSGCAFHKRCPFAFDRCMKETPEDKVIDSKHKVKCHLYN; this is translated from the coding sequence ATGTCTAGTGAAGCAAAGCAGCAAAGCGTGAAGCCCTTGCTTGAAGTTCGCAACCTGCAAAAATATTATCCGGTTCGTTCTGCCTTAGGAAAAGCGAAAGGCCAAATCAAAGCAGTTCAAGATTTATCCTTTGATATTTATGAAGGCGAAACGTACGGATTAGTAGGTGAATCTGGCTGCGGGAAAAGTACAGCGGGGCGCACGCTTTTAAAATTAGTAGAACCAACGGGCGGAGAAGCACAGTTTAATGGAGAAAGTATTTTCGAATCTAAAGCATCACGCTTACGAACAATTCGTAAAGATTTACAAATGATTTTCCAAGATCCGCATACTTCTCTTAATCCAAGGAAAAAAATTGGTGCTTCCATCCAAGAAACATTAACAATTCATAATGCAGGCGCAAAAAGCGAACGAAAGCAACTTGTCATTGAGTTATTAAAAAAGCTTGGATTTAACGAAGAAGATTACAACCGCTATCCGCACGAATTTTCAGGCGGTCAGCGCCAGCGCATAGGCATTGCGCGTTCATTGATTTTAAACCCCAAGCTTATCATTTGTGATGAGCCGGTTTCAGCACTGGACGTATCCATTCAAGCACAAATCTTAAACTTACTGCGCAGTTTGCAAAGAGAAATGAAGCTTTCATATCTTTTTATCTCCCACGATTTAAGCGTCGTAAGACATATTGCAGACCGCGTTGGTGTGATGTATTTAGGAAGATTAGTAGAAGAAGGGCCAACAGATGAGATTTTTTCAAATCCTCGTCATCCTTACACAAAACTTCTTTTATCATCTGTCCCGGCAATTCACGAACATGAAAAACGCGAAAAAATTGAGGTTAAAGGTGAAATTCCTTCTCCTCTTAATCCACCTTCAGGCTGTGCGTTTCATAAAAGATGCCCGTTCGCATTTGACCGCTGCATGAAAGAAACACCTGAAGATAAAGTGATTGACAGCAAGCATAAAGTAAAATGTCATCTTTATAATTAA
- the ybaK gene encoding Cys-tRNA(Pro) deacylase, translating into MGKKADKTNVMRILDQKKIEYNYYSYDTKNLSGVQVAISLGEDLSKVFKTLVTVGKSKEHYVFMVPVEKELDLKKAAKAAGEKSLEMIPQRELLPLTGYVHGGCSPIGMKKQFTTFIDSTAEDCETIYFSGGRVGHQIQLPLSDLSKVMRIRSADITKDN; encoded by the coding sequence ATGGGTAAAAAAGCAGATAAAACGAATGTAATGCGAATTTTAGATCAGAAAAAAATTGAGTACAACTATTATTCTTATGACACTAAAAATCTGAGTGGGGTACAGGTAGCTATTTCGCTTGGAGAAGACCTTTCTAAAGTATTTAAGACACTGGTGACCGTGGGGAAATCAAAAGAACATTATGTCTTCATGGTGCCGGTTGAAAAGGAGCTTGATTTAAAGAAAGCGGCAAAAGCGGCTGGTGAAAAGTCCTTAGAAATGATTCCTCAAAGAGAGCTGTTACCTCTTACAGGATATGTTCACGGCGGGTGTTCTCCTATCGGAATGAAAAAGCAGTTTACAACCTTCATTGACTCTACCGCAGAAGATTGTGAAACGATTTATTTTTCCGGTGGGCGTGTAGGTCACCAGATACAGTTACCACTAAGTGACCTATCAAAAGTAATGCGTATACGTTCGGCAGACATCACAAAAGATAATTGA
- a CDS encoding DUF5316 family protein: protein MIKSIIGGFILSFILLVACTIANVNSETVLFTAFIILAGLALIISGAAVSGDRMRANLATESKTDKKWRITNSINLMLAATPVLAVLLLIHYFV from the coding sequence ATGATTAAATCAATTATTGGCGGGTTCATTTTATCTTTTATTCTTTTAGTAGCATGTACAATAGCTAACGTAAACTCAGAAACAGTACTTTTCACAGCTTTCATTATATTAGCGGGGCTAGCTCTTATCATATCTGGAGCAGCTGTAAGCGGTGATCGAATGAGAGCTAATCTAGCCACAGAATCAAAAACAGACAAGAAGTGGAGAATTACAAATTCAATAAACCTTATGTTAGCTGCCACTCCAGTTCTAGCCGTGCTTCTTCTTATTCATTACTTCGTGTAG
- a CDS encoding GNAT family N-acetyltransferase, giving the protein MKEITSTVVNPAIKKLLSYATLEEKVNEEYKKYTCLPSRKLYSIEANGETVSCMGVEFLNSKEAVIKHIGVLPRERVKGIGSSMISFFCKKHDIHSIFAETDKEAVNFYSKFGFQITSLGEKYLGMERFLCEFKVK; this is encoded by the coding sequence ATGAAAGAAATCACTTCAACTGTGGTGAATCCGGCAATAAAAAAACTCTTATCTTATGCAACTTTAGAAGAGAAGGTTAATGAGGAGTATAAAAAATACACTTGTTTGCCAAGTCGGAAATTGTATAGTATTGAAGCCAATGGAGAGACAGTTAGCTGTATGGGAGTTGAATTTCTTAATTCCAAAGAAGCTGTTATAAAACATATAGGTGTTTTACCAAGAGAAAGAGTTAAGGGAATAGGAAGCAGTATGATTAGCTTTTTTTGTAAAAAACATGATATACACTCTATTTTTGCTGAGACAGATAAAGAGGCAGTTAACTTCTATTCTAAGTTTGGTTTCCAAATAACAAGCTTAGGTGAAAAATATCTTGGAATGGAACGCTTTTTGTGTGAATTTAAAGTTAAATGA
- a CDS encoding transporter substrate-binding domain-containing protein translates to MHVTLRPLCFILSIILLLAYLPPSVKAETVPGEKANHADEKKIYRIAGEKHLAPFSYVNDEGVFTGFSIDMLNQIAKEENVKFTYIPMDLYQATKALQEGKIDAIMGLEYSANQNQVFKFSDPYFTMADAVVIPNSLKSSVTSLTDLRGKTVAMREDKISFELLMNVRNIEFQMALNPENALNLLFLNRADAFFSNKWTAEFYLEKSKKKGQYTILDNVGIPSEFAVATRPENTKLLSVINRSISHMQADGTYQELYRKWFVSSSEERLKELRNWIIVLLVIVVLTLGSLFIIYLWNKRLKKEVKKRTSALADANQKLQVQQKAISQAHAFQTQVINHMYYGILTFDQSLNLTTINQRAKEILLIKDETFQSSHIHKHPLIQQIFKTYKTIKQSQMALPFTKEIQHKQNGEIYFVLYRVIPLYEDTNKMNGYLLTLADRSEERLLEKKLATQEKMRALGQLVAGVAHEIRNPLTSVKTFIDLLPNKYENPEFRKELSKHVPEALRRMNRIVESLVDYARPKYPQKAAFDVETFINSVAVIISPTLKKKAVHLSLDIESGMQLYSDPDQIKQIMLNLMLNALDAMENSPRKQLSIRAVTENGLGFIDVSDTGKGIDEKDVPHIMEPFYTTKKQGVGLGLSLCYQWIEENNGEITMQTKQGNGTTFTIILPVTKEKGGHSYETDRSHTR, encoded by the coding sequence ATGCATGTTACACTCCGTCCACTTTGTTTTATTTTATCTATTATCTTACTTCTAGCTTATCTTCCGCCTTCTGTAAAAGCCGAAACTGTACCCGGTGAAAAAGCCAATCACGCAGACGAAAAAAAAATATACCGCATTGCTGGAGAAAAGCATCTTGCGCCTTTTTCTTACGTGAATGATGAAGGAGTGTTTACTGGTTTTAGTATTGATATGCTCAATCAAATAGCGAAAGAAGAAAATGTGAAATTCACATATATTCCAATGGACCTTTATCAAGCAACAAAAGCACTGCAAGAAGGCAAAATTGATGCCATTATGGGCTTGGAGTATTCAGCTAACCAAAATCAAGTGTTTAAATTTTCCGATCCATATTTTACGATGGCAGATGCCGTAGTTATCCCGAACTCCTTGAAATCTTCGGTTACATCTTTAACTGATTTACGAGGTAAAACAGTTGCCATGCGAGAAGACAAAATTTCCTTTGAGCTGCTGATGAATGTAAGAAACATAGAGTTTCAGATGGCTTTGAATCCAGAAAATGCGCTCAATCTCCTGTTTTTAAATCGGGCCGATGCGTTTTTTTCAAACAAATGGACTGCGGAGTTTTATCTTGAGAAATCAAAGAAAAAGGGACAGTACACTATACTCGATAATGTAGGGATACCTTCAGAGTTTGCAGTTGCAACCCGGCCTGAAAATACAAAACTTTTATCGGTCATTAACCGTTCGATTTCACATATGCAAGCGGATGGAACATATCAAGAATTATATAGAAAATGGTTTGTTTCTTCTTCAGAAGAACGCTTAAAAGAATTGCGTAATTGGATTATCGTGCTTCTTGTTATAGTTGTATTAACACTAGGTAGTTTATTTATCATATATCTTTGGAACAAGCGATTAAAAAAAGAAGTGAAAAAGCGTACATCCGCGCTTGCTGATGCGAATCAAAAGCTGCAGGTTCAGCAAAAAGCAATTTCACAGGCTCATGCATTTCAGACACAAGTTATTAACCATATGTATTATGGAATTCTTACATTTGATCAATCGCTAAATCTTACAACTATCAATCAACGGGCAAAAGAAATTCTTCTTATAAAGGATGAAACATTTCAATCTAGTCATATTCATAAACATCCGCTTATCCAGCAAATTTTTAAAACGTATAAAACGATAAAGCAATCGCAAATGGCATTGCCATTTACAAAAGAAATTCAGCATAAACAAAATGGAGAAATCTATTTTGTATTGTATCGAGTGATTCCACTTTATGAAGATACAAATAAAATGAACGGTTATTTACTTACACTAGCCGATCGTTCTGAAGAAAGATTGCTTGAGAAGAAGTTAGCTACTCAAGAGAAAATGCGTGCTCTAGGTCAGCTCGTAGCAGGCGTAGCGCATGAAATTCGCAATCCGCTTACATCCGTAAAAACATTTATTGATTTGCTGCCAAATAAATATGAAAATCCAGAGTTTCGAAAAGAGCTGTCTAAGCATGTTCCAGAAGCACTAAGAAGAATGAATCGTATTGTTGAAAGTTTAGTAGATTATGCCCGGCCTAAATACCCTCAGAAAGCAGCTTTTGATGTAGAAACGTTTATAAACTCTGTAGCGGTTATTATTAGTCCTACGTTAAAAAAGAAAGCGGTTCACTTATCCCTTGATATCGAATCAGGTATGCAGCTTTACAGTGATCCTGATCAAATCAAACAAATTATGCTAAATCTTATGTTAAATGCGCTGGACGCGATGGAAAACAGTCCTCGCAAGCAGCTCTCTATCAGAGCTGTAACAGAAAATGGGTTAGGTTTTATTGATGTTAGTGATACAGGAAAAGGCATAGATGAAAAAGACGTACCGCATATTATGGAACCTTTCTATACAACAAAAAAGCAGGGAGTAGGCCTTGGTTTATCGCTATGCTATCAATGGATAGAAGAGAATAACGGAGAAATTACGATGCAAACAAAACAAGGAAATGGTACCACATTTACAATTATCTTGCCTGTTACGAAAGAAAAAGGAGGACATTCATATGAAACCGACCGTTCTCATACTCGATGA
- a CDS encoding sigma-54-dependent transcriptional regulator, whose translation MKPTVLILDDEPAIGSSLRFALETNYEVTNLTEVPEAYQFLRSQPVHVVLLDWRLGEYNGLEVLSEIKDIQPQTSIIMMTAYGTIESSIEAIKRGAYHYITKPLDIEELHILIEKTLEHQELHDKVRELSETIEKIKGYDQMIGESAAMKQVFSIINRVKDIDSNVLIFGESGTGKELVARGIHRQGKRANGPFISVNCAAIPETLLESELFGFVKGAFTGATRNQSGKVAAADGGTLFLDEIGEMPPSLQAKMLRFLQEKEITPLGSSETRKVDVRIVSATNKELNRMVKENGFREDLYFRLNVIPITLPPLRERKEDIALLIPYFLQKYSEEMEKPLCVLSSGAYKKLLTYDYPGNIRQLGNILEYAVAMTKDGTIMEKDLPITVQHEQETSLSRYENENFTEETKLINIPINYTMKEAEQLIIESVLEECGGNRRKTAQALGISERSIRNKLHLYRTIQQKEAKNAE comes from the coding sequence ATGAAACCGACCGTTCTCATACTCGATGACGAACCTGCTATTGGTTCATCTCTTCGTTTCGCTCTAGAAACGAACTATGAAGTGACCAATCTTACAGAAGTACCGGAAGCTTATCAATTTTTACGCAGTCAGCCTGTGCATGTTGTTTTGTTGGATTGGCGCCTGGGCGAATACAATGGGCTTGAAGTGCTGAGTGAAATTAAAGATATTCAGCCTCAAACATCCATTATTATGATGACAGCTTATGGCACGATTGAATCTTCTATAGAAGCTATTAAGAGAGGAGCTTATCATTACATTACGAAGCCTCTTGATATTGAAGAGCTTCATATCTTAATCGAAAAAACGCTTGAACACCAGGAACTTCATGATAAAGTTCGTGAACTAAGTGAAACGATTGAGAAAATAAAAGGCTACGATCAAATGATTGGTGAAAGTGCAGCCATGAAACAAGTTTTTTCGATTATTAATAGAGTAAAAGACATTGATTCGAACGTACTTATATTTGGGGAAAGCGGCACTGGAAAAGAACTAGTAGCGCGAGGGATTCACCGGCAGGGAAAGAGAGCAAACGGACCATTTATTTCTGTTAACTGTGCGGCTATTCCAGAGACTTTACTCGAAAGTGAACTTTTTGGTTTTGTAAAAGGTGCTTTTACAGGAGCTACTCGCAATCAAAGCGGGAAAGTAGCCGCAGCTGATGGAGGAACTCTTTTTTTAGATGAAATTGGTGAAATGCCTCCGTCCTTGCAAGCAAAAATGCTTCGATTTTTACAAGAAAAAGAAATAACACCTCTTGGCTCATCGGAAACAAGAAAAGTAGATGTTCGTATTGTGAGTGCCACTAATAAAGAATTAAATCGTATGGTAAAGGAAAATGGCTTTCGCGAAGATTTATATTTCCGCTTAAATGTCATTCCTATCACACTACCGCCATTACGTGAACGAAAGGAAGATATAGCGCTTCTTATTCCATACTTTTTGCAGAAATACTCAGAAGAAATGGAGAAACCGCTTTGTGTGCTTTCTTCAGGTGCATATAAAAAGCTTTTAACGTATGATTACCCCGGAAATATAAGACAGCTAGGAAACATTCTTGAATATGCCGTTGCTATGACCAAAGATGGAACGATTATGGAAAAAGATTTACCTATAACTGTTCAACACGAACAAGAGACTTCTTTGTCACGCTATGAGAATGAGAACTTCACTGAAGAAACAAAATTAATTAATATTCCAATTAACTACACGATGAAAGAAGCAGAACAGCTAATCATCGAGTCAGTCCTTGAAGAGTGTGGAGGCAACCGCAGAAAAACAGCTCAGGCACTGGGTATCAGTGAACGAAGTATCCGTAACAAACTTCATCTTTATCGCACAATTCAACAAAAGGAGGCAAAAAATGCCGAGTAG
- a CDS encoding TAXI family TRAP transporter solute-binding subunit — protein MKRYIAAALVFCLIFIIAVLNRDLLTIHHEKENSTNSNIKTSEKVDDKPLTILTGGPTGVYFQLGNALARIYGEKLGIQASVQTTEASVENISKIAHKKAELGFSMADMLASSQGKEEAIIDKKDLSNVRAVASLYPNYMQIVALKSAKIHTLQDLKGKNVVVGALGSGTEVLAMRILNEMDINTQDFHARFLPFSEGIEGIKNGTADAAFLSSGYPNSGITELASTNEIELISVPEEVTEKLKKSYPPLGVGVIPADTYKDINTETKTVMVNNLLITNKDMPQKKVYELTKALFENAEELEQTNSSAEKITLAKAAEQLPLPLHSGAKKYYKEKGIIK, from the coding sequence ATGAAAAGATATATAGCGGCGGCGCTCGTTTTCTGTTTGATATTTATCATTGCGGTCTTAAATAGAGATCTACTAACTATTCATCATGAAAAAGAAAACAGCACTAACTCTAACATAAAAACTAGTGAAAAGGTTGATGACAAACCACTTACAATTTTGACCGGAGGCCCTACAGGTGTTTACTTTCAGTTAGGCAATGCTCTAGCCAGAATTTATGGAGAAAAACTAGGAATCCAAGCCAGTGTACAAACAACGGAAGCTTCTGTAGAAAATATTAGTAAAATTGCACACAAAAAAGCCGAGCTTGGTTTTTCTATGGCAGATATGCTGGCAAGTTCTCAGGGAAAAGAAGAAGCCATAATTGATAAGAAAGATTTATCCAATGTAAGAGCAGTGGCTTCTTTATATCCAAACTATATGCAAATTGTAGCTCTTAAGTCGGCTAAAATCCATACGCTTCAAGACTTAAAAGGAAAAAACGTGGTGGTAGGAGCGCTTGGCAGCGGTACAGAGGTATTGGCTATGCGAATTCTAAATGAAATGGACATCAATACTCAAGATTTTCATGCACGGTTCTTACCTTTTTCTGAAGGAATTGAAGGAATTAAAAATGGGACCGCAGATGCAGCTTTTCTTTCTTCTGGATATCCTAACTCGGGAATTACAGAGTTAGCTTCAACGAACGAAATTGAACTGATTTCAGTACCCGAAGAAGTGACAGAAAAACTAAAAAAATCATATCCGCCGCTAGGAGTTGGGGTCATCCCGGCTGATACGTATAAGGATATCAACACAGAAACAAAAACAGTTATGGTCAATAACCTTTTGATTACCAATAAAGATATGCCTCAAAAAAAAGTATATGAACTGACAAAAGCTTTGTTTGAGAACGCAGAAGAACTTGAGCAAACAAATAGCTCTGCTGAAAAAATAACGTTAGCAAAAGCGGCAGAACAACTTCCTTTACCGTTGCACTCAGGTGCCAAAAAGTACTACAAAGAAAAAGGCATTATAAAATAA